The following is a genomic window from Streptomyces lincolnensis.
CGCGGGCACCGACGCGGAAGCACTCGCGCAGCCGCCGGGTCGAGAAGGGCTGCTGCGTGGACGGATCCTCGCCGGGTTCGTTGCGCAGCCGCAGCTCGATCGGGTCGATGCCGAGCCGGTGGGCGAGTTCGTCCACCGCGGTCTCGATGACGAACGCGGAGCTGCTGTAGCCGGGGCCGCGCATCCACATCGGGGTGCTGACGTCGAGCGGCACGATCCGGACGTTCTGGCTGACGTTGGGCACGGCGTAGAGCATCTGCCCGAGCGCCAGGTTGGCCTCCCAGAACTGCTCGTAGCGGGAGGTCTCGTACTTCATCTCGTGCGTCATCGCGGTCAGCCGTCCGCGCCGGGTGCTGCCCAGGCTCAGCTTGTACTCGTACGCGGGCCGGTAGCCCACCGTGAAGTACATCTGCCTGCGGGTCAGCGCGAGTTTCACCGGACGGCCGAGCTCGCGTGCGGCGAGCGCCGCGATGGTGACGTGCGGCCAGGCCCGCAGGGCGTTGCCGAACGCGCCGCCGACGAACGGCGACAGGACGCGCACGTTCTCCTGCGGTATGCCGAACACGGCCGCGAGCTCGTTCCGCGTGCCGATCACATGCTGGGTCTTGTCCCACAGCGTGAGCTCGTCACCGTCCCAACGGGCGACGGTGGCCTGCGTCTCCATCGGATTGTGGTGGTTGCGGGAGAGCCGGTAGGTCATCTCCATCCGGACGTCCGCGCTACCCAGCGCCTCCGCCGCATTGCCCCGGGCGTAGGGCCGCGCGAAGGGCGCGGGCCCGTCCACGGCCTGGCCGCGGGTCAGGTCGGTCGACGGCTGCTCGGCGTCGTAGGAGACCTTCACCAGCTCGGCGGCGTGCTGCGCGGCCTCCAGCGCGGTGGCCACCACGACGGCGACGGGCTGGCCGAAGAACCGGACGGTGTCGTCCTGGAAGACGCGCAGCCGCCCGCCCGGGAAGGGGCCCGGGTTGTCGCGGTAGGCCAGCCTCGGCTTGTCGAGGTGGCTGATGATGCCGAGGACGCCGGGCTGGGCTTCGGCGGCGCGGGTGTCGATACCGGTGATCCGTCCGCGGCCGATGCTGCTGTCGACGACGACCGCGTGCAGGACCCCTTTGATGTCGTGGTCGGCGGCGTACTTGGCCTGGCCGGTCACCTTCAGCCGTCCGTCCACCCGGGACAGCGGGGCGCCGACGGCTGCCTTCGGCTGCGGGCTCACTTGCCACCTCCTACGACGCGCAGTTGGCGCTCGACGGTCCGTTTGAGCAACTCGACCTTGAAACCGTTGTGCTGGAGGGGCCGGGACCCGTCGGCGGCGCGTTGGGCGGCCGTGGTCCACAGGGCGTCGGACGGTCGCCGCCCGATCAGCTGCCGCTCGACGGCGGTGAGCTTCCAGGGCACGGTGCCCACGCCTCCGGCGGCGACCTTCGCCTGGCGGATCACCCCGCCGCTGATGTGCAGGGCGACGGCCGCCGAGGTGAGTGCGAACTCGTAGGACTGCCGGTCGCGGACCTTCAGATAGCCCGACCTCAGCGGGCGCGGAAGGGCCGGAAGCTCGACAGCGGTGATCAACTCGCCCGGGCGCAGGGCCTGTTCGCGGTCCGGTGTGCTGCCCGGCTGGAGCAGGAAGTCGGCGAAGGGGACACCGCGTTCCCCGTCCGGGCCGAGCAGGTGCACGGTCGCTTCCAGCGCGGCGAAGGCGACGGCGACGTCGGAGGGGTGGGTGGCCACGCAGTCGTCGGAGGTGCCGAGGATCGCGTGGGTGCGGTTGACGCCGTGCAGGGCCGCGCAACCGGAGCCGGGCTCGCGCTTGTTGCAGTCGGCGGTGACATCGCGGAAGTAGGTGCAGCGGGTGCGCTGCATGATGTTGCCGCCGATGGTGGCCATGTTCCGCAGCTGCGCCGACGCGCTCAGCTCCAGCGCCTGCGAGATCACCGGATACAGGGCGCGCACCCCCCGGTGCACGGCGGCCTCGGACATCCGGACCAGCGCGCCGATGCGCAGGCCCCCGCGCCGGGTGACGGTGATCTCGCGCAGGGGCAGGGCGCTGATGTCGACCAGGGTGCCGGGGCGTTCGACGGTCTCGCGCATCAGGTCGACCAGGGTGGTGCCGCCGGCGATGTACCGGCCGCCGGCGCGGCCCGCGGCGAGGGCCTGTCGGGTGTCGGAGGCTCTGGTGTAGGAGAAGAAATGCATGGGGGCCGTGCCTCATTTCCCGTGCGCGGTCTGCTCGACCGCGCGCACGATCTTCACGTAGCAGCCGCAGCGGCAGATGTTGCCGCTCATGAACTCCCGGATCTCCTCCGCCGAGCCGGTGTGCCCCTCGTCGATGCAGCCGACGCCGGACATGATCTGGCCGGAGGTGCAGAAGCCGCACTGGAAGGCGTCCTGGTCGATGAACGCCTGCTGGAGCGGGTGCAGTCGCTCGCCCTTGGCCAGGCCCTCGATGGTGGTGACCTCGGCGCCTTCCAGCCGGACCGCCAGCGTCAGGCAGGAGTTGACCCGGCGGTCGTCGACCAGGACGGTGCAGGCGCCGCAGGCACCGGCGTTGCAGCCCTTCTTCGAACCGGTCAGGCCGAGATGTTCACGCAACAGGTCCAGCAGCGAGGTCCGGTTGTCGACCGTGACGGTGTGCCGCTCGCCGTTGACGGTCAGGGTGACGCGGCTTGAGGGCGCCGCGTCCGCGGCCTCCGCGGGCTCGGCGCCGAACACGGACGACCCCGCCACCAGGCCGCCCGCCACGACGGCACCGCCGACGGCGGTGGTCGCGATGAACGTGCGCCGGGTCGGGGCGGACGCGGATCCCTCGGGGGGAGGAGCAGGTGACTCGGAGGTCTCGGTGGACATGACCACTCTCTCGGTCGACGGAGGGCGGAGGGCGGAGGGCGGAGGGCGGAGGACGGAAGGCGGAGGACGGAAGAGGACATGAGCGTCTTCGCGCGCCGGGACACGGGGGAGGGCATGGGGAGACAGGGGGAACGCGATCGGCAGCCGCCTCACCAGGCCTTCGGTGCGGCACGGCATCCACTGTGTGGCACGGGACGCGAGGCAACGAGCACAGGGTTTTGGGACGACTCGGCTATGTACCACTGCCGCTCGTACGTCTGGCAGTAGCAGCCAGATACGTCTGGCAGTAGCAGCCAGAGCGGGCGTGCCGCATGACGGGGGCGTGCGCGACCGGGTCGACGCCTCGTGATGTGCCCCGGATGTGCCCCGGATGTGCCCTGGATCACGTGTCGTGGGGTGAGTCGAGGCCCGGGGCGATTTCCGTACTCCCGTATGACGAGCGGTGTCCGGATGCGAGGATGAGGCGCCATGACAGCAGGGTGGTGTTCTCGCACAGTACGGGCCGCGGTGTTCGCGGCCGTCTGTGTGGTGCTCGCCGCTCTGGGCCACGTCCTGATGTCCGGCTCCTCCGTGCCCGCGTGGACACTCGCCGCCGGTGTGGCCGCGACCGGTGCCGTGGGCTGGGGCCTGGCGGGCCGCGAGCGCGGACTGCCGCTGGTCGTGACCGTCGTGGTCGCCGCGCAGACGGCCCTGCACTCGGCCTTCTCGCTCGCCCAGTCCACCTCGCCCGCCCCGTCGGCGACAGGGTTCGGGGGCACCGCCTCCATGGACATGGGTCACATGGGTCAGCCGGGCGTGGACCGCATGGACATGAGCCACATGGACATGGGCTACGCGGACATGGGCCACGCGGATCACATCGGGCACTCCATGGACGGCGGCGGCTCGGCATCGTCCGGCATGCTCGCCGCCCACCTGCTCGCCGCGCTCCTCACCGGCCTCTGGCTGGCGTACGGCGAGCGGGCCGCGTTCCGCATCCTGCGGGCGGTGGCCGGATGGCTGGCGGCGCCGCTACGGCTGCCGCTGCTCCTGCCCGCCGCCCCGGACCGCCCTCGCCCGCGCGTAC
Proteins encoded in this region:
- a CDS encoding FAD binding domain-containing protein; amino-acid sequence: MHFFSYTRASDTRQALAAGRAGGRYIAGGTTLVDLMRETVERPGTLVDISALPLREITVTRRGGLRIGALVRMSEAAVHRGVRALYPVISQALELSASAQLRNMATIGGNIMQRTRCTYFRDVTADCNKREPGSGCAALHGVNRTHAILGTSDDCVATHPSDVAVAFAALEATVHLLGPDGERGVPFADFLLQPGSTPDREQALRPGELITAVELPALPRPLRSGYLKVRDRQSYEFALTSAAVALHISGGVIRQAKVAAGGVGTVPWKLTAVERQLIGRRPSDALWTTAAQRAADGSRPLQHNGFKVELLKRTVERQLRVVGGGK
- a CDS encoding xanthine dehydrogenase family protein molybdopterin-binding subunit, which translates into the protein MSPQPKAAVGAPLSRVDGRLKVTGQAKYAADHDIKGVLHAVVVDSSIGRGRITGIDTRAAEAQPGVLGIISHLDKPRLAYRDNPGPFPGGRLRVFQDDTVRFFGQPVAVVVATALEAAQHAAELVKVSYDAEQPSTDLTRGQAVDGPAPFARPYARGNAAEALGSADVRMEMTYRLSRNHHNPMETQATVARWDGDELTLWDKTQHVIGTRNELAAVFGIPQENVRVLSPFVGGAFGNALRAWPHVTIAALAARELGRPVKLALTRRQMYFTVGYRPAYEYKLSLGSTRRGRLTAMTHEMKYETSRYEQFWEANLALGQMLYAVPNVSQNVRIVPLDVSTPMWMRGPGYSSSAFVIETAVDELAHRLGIDPIELRLRNEPGEDPSTQQPFSTRRLRECFRVGAREFGWHRRNPRPRSTRHGDWLIGTGVATGCYDVFRGQAQAHARLDADGTAVLQSATHDTGTGTYTSMTQVAADALGLAVRQVEFRLGDSAMPPAPAQGASQTMLSVGSAVQDTCDKLRRQAVQLAVEDEGSPLHGVAADDVVVRGGRLHVKGSPARGETYRQLLARNNLTHLEARGSYTPEEESRFSMYGYAAMFAEVAVDARLGLVRVRRMLGVYDAGRIISPKLADSQAIGGMVGGIGAALLEHTVTDHRDGRIVNANLADYLVPVNADIPDLKAVYLDGEDYRADPIGVKSLGELVQIGVAPAIANAVFHATGRRVRDLPITAEALL
- a CDS encoding (2Fe-2S)-binding protein codes for the protein MSTETSESPAPPPEGSASAPTRRTFIATTAVGGAVVAGGLVAGSSVFGAEPAEAADAAPSSRVTLTVNGERHTVTVDNRTSLLDLLREHLGLTGSKKGCNAGACGACTVLVDDRRVNSCLTLAVRLEGAEVTTIEGLAKGERLHPLQQAFIDQDAFQCGFCTSGQIMSGVGCIDEGHTGSAEEIREFMSGNICRCGCYVKIVRAVEQTAHGK